A stretch of DNA from Curtobacterium sp. MCBD17_035:
GTCGAGTCCCGGCGTGGGTGTGGCGATCGCGCCGGGCTGCGTCGCGCCGGGTGTCGCGTCGGCGGTCGCGTCGGCCTTGGCTCCGCGCGTGCCGCCGGCCGATGCGCCCGCCGGCACCACGACGGCGATGCGCGCGTGCTCGTCGAACCCGCCGTCGGCCCCCGTGAGGTCCGTGCTCCGCACCGGCGTCGGGGTCGTGCCGTCCTCCGCCGCGCAGGCGGCCGGCCCGACCGCGACCACCGCGGCGAGGATGACGCACCGGGTCACCACGGCCACCGTCCTGCCCCGCCGCATCACGTCCTCCCTGGTCGCCCGGCGCCCCACGCTACACACGGCGGGACGGCCGGCACCGCCGCGTCGCCCGCTCCGTCACCCGCGCGGGGCGGGCACGGGCCCGACGCGGCGGACGAGGGCCAGGCCGGCGAGCGCCACGAGCGTCATCGCGCCGAACACCACCGCGAACGACACGGTGGCCGCCCGACCCCCGAACGCCGTGAAGGCGACGCCCGTGATCGCGAGCCCCACGACCGCGCCGGTGGCGTCGCCGATCGCCAGGGCAGAACTCGCGGATCCCTGGTCCGCGCGGTCACTGAGCCGGAGTGTGAGCATCGAGGTCCGCGGGTAGACGATCCCCATGCCGGCACCCGCCACGAACCACCCGGCGATCATCACGACCGGCAGGACACCGGTGACGGCGACGACGAACGCGGCGAGCAGCCCGAGCGCCACGAGCGTCAGTCCGATGCTGAAGGTGCGGCGCGCCGTGAGCACCCGTTCCGGGATCCGGCCGTGGGCCCAGCTCGCGGCGGCCCAGCTGATCGCCGCCAGGGTCAGGGTGACACCGGCCGCCGACGGGCTGAACCCGTGGTGCGCCTGGAGCAGGTACGGCAGGTACACCTCGCTGCCCATGTAGGCGGCGCCGGCGACGGCGCGCATCACGACGACGGTCGGGAGGCCCGGTGCGACCCGGAACGTCCCCACCGGCAGCAGGGGGCGCAGCCCGACCACCGCGACCACGAGTCCGACGGCGAGCACGAGGGGCCCGAGTGCGCCGGCGAGGTCCGGGGCGGTGTTGAGCCCGAGCACCGCGACGGCCGCGACGGCGGACCAGGCGATGCGCGGGCCCGGCCACGCTGGTCGGTCCGCGACGTCGGGGACCGGGAGACGCCGGAGGCTCGGCAGCAGGAGGACGAACGAACCGACGGCGATGACGAGCGCGCCGACGAACACCCAGTGCCAGCCCCACGTGTCCGTCACGACACCGGCGGCCGCCG
This window harbors:
- a CDS encoding MFS transporter: MTIPPGRAARPGRAGILGRGYVLPTVGMVAIVAVSAFQNLAMATIMPVISRDLDGEALYSLAFAAPLAAGVPGMVVAGTWADRSGARVVTIVSALLFALGTAIVALAGSMPVFLGGRLVEGFGAGALTVVLYVIVSRIYPEHLHGRIFAGFAGAWVVPGLVGPAAAGVVTDTWGWHWVFVGALVIAVGSFVLLLPSLRRLPVPDVADRPAWPGPRIAWSAVAAVAVLGLNTAPDLAGALGPLVLAVGLVVAVVGLRPLLPVGTFRVAPGLPTVVVMRAVAGAAYMGSEVYLPYLLQAHHGFSPSAAGVTLTLAAISWAAASWAHGRIPERVLTARRTFSIGLTLVALGLLAAFVVAVTGVLPVVMIAGWFVAGAGMGIVYPRTSMLTLRLSDRADQGSASSALAIGDATGAVVGLAITGVAFTAFGGRAATVSFAVVFGAMTLVALAGLALVRRVGPVPAPRG